Below is a window of Chloroflexota bacterium DNA.
TCTACCCGATTCCCGCCAACCAGCAAAAGCACATCGTGGAGATGGGGCTCGCCGGCGCGGAAACGGTGGAATCCGATCGCGCCGCGCGCGAGGTGCTCTCATTGCCGGTACACCCGCTGGTCAGCGCTGCAGACCTCGAGACGATTGCCGAGGCGGTCAACCGCCTATGACGCTGAAAGCCGCCGTCGTCGGTGTTGGTGCGATTGGGGCCAATCACGCGCGCGTGTACGCCGACCTGCCGGATGTGTCGCTCGTCGGCGTGGCCGACACGCACCGGCCAACCGCACAGGCGATTGCGCGCCGCTACGGCACAGTCGCCTATGCCGATTTCGAGCAACTGATGGAAGAGCGGCGGCCGGACATCGTCAGCCTGGCGGTGCCGACGTACCTGCACCACGACGTCGGGCTAAAACTGATCGCACGCGGCGTACACCTGTTGATCGAAAAGCCGATCGCACTCACGGTCGAGCAGGGACAGGCGCTGATTGACGCGGCCGCGCGCCAGGGTATATTGCTCACGGTCGGACACATTGAGCGCTTCAATCCGTCGGTGACGGCGCTGAAGGCGCGCCTGGCTGCCGGTGAGCTCGGTCGTGTCTTCCAGATGGACGCGCGCCGCCAGGGCCCCTTCCCGGAGCGCGTGCGCGATGTCGGCGTGGTGGTTGACCTCGCCGTGCACGATCTGGACGTGATGCGACACATTAGCGGCGCCGAGATCGTGCGGCTGTACGCCGAGACCCAGGGTCATGTGCATGGCGCGCACGAGGAGCTACTCACAGGCTTGTTGCGGCTCAGCAACGGGGCGGTCGGCACGCTGACCATCAGTTGGCTTACGCCGACCAAGATCCGCGAACTGCTGGTCACGGGCGAGCGCGGCATGTTCCGGCTGGACTATATCACCCAGGACCTCTACTTCTACGAAAATGCGCTGGCTATGGATCCCGAATGGGAGACAATGCAGGTGCTGCGCGGCGTGAGCGAAGGGCGCATGATCCGCTATCCCATCGTGAAAAAAGAGCCGCTCCGCGTTGAACTCGAGGCGTTTTGCGCCGCTGTGCGAGAGCATTTGCCTCCGCCAGTCAGCGGAGCCGACGGCCTGCAGGCGCTCGCGCTGGCGCAGATGCTGGTCACATCCGGGCTTGAGCATCGTCCCATCGTTATTTGAAATGCGCTGCGCATGAATGTTACCCTCCGCACCGCCGTCGTCGCGCCCGCCTACAACGAACAAGGCAAGATCGGCCGCGTCGTCAACAAGGTTCCCAGGGACATTATCAGCGCGATTGTGGTCGTCGACGATTGCTCGACCGATGCCACCTCGGCAGAAGCGGCGGCAGCAGGCGCCGTTGTGATCCGTCATGAGCGCAACCGCGGCGTCGGGGCCGCCATCCGCAGCGGCATCGACTATGCGCTGGCGAACGGCTTTGACGCGGTCGCTATCCTATCCGGCGACGACCAGCACGATCCGAACGATCTGTACGGAATGCTGGCACTGCTGGAGCAAGGCTATGATTTCGTGCAGGGGTCACGCCGGTTCGCCGGCGGATTGGATGCGCCCAATATCGGCTGGTTTCGCCGCATGTCGACCTGGGGTTATACGATCGTCTTCCGCCTGGTCAGCGGCTTCCCGTGCACCGATGCCACAAACGGCGGGCGCGCCTTTCGGCTCCGCATTTTCGACGATCGCCGCATCAATCTGTGGCAGGACTGGCTTGACACCTACGAGTTAGAGACCTATCTGCTGTTTAAGGCGATTAAGACCCACGTCCGAATCGTCGAGGCGCCCGTCAAAGTGATCTATCATGATCGCGGAACGACCAAGATGAAGCCGTTTCGCGATTGGTGGCGCATCATGAAGCCGCTCGTGTATTTATCACTCGGCCTCCGAAAGTAGCCGGCAAGCAAAAGCCCCGGGACGCTGCCCGGGGCCTTTTGCTATTTGTGCACCGCATCGGCCGGCATGCCCGGCTTCAGTTCGCCGCCGGCGTTGGGAATCTCGAGCCTAACCGCAAACACGGTATTGACACGCTCGCTCTTGGACTGCACGTTGCGCGGCGTGAACTCGGCCTGCGGCGACACGTAGGTCACCCGGCCTGCAAACGCGCGCTTCGGGAACGAATCCACATATACATCGTACGCGTCGCCAGCTTTCACGGCACCGATCTGCGTTTCGGGAACGTAGATCGTGAGCTTGACCGGGTTGAAGCTCGCCACGGTCAGCAGCACGCCGCCGGGCACGGCGATCTCGCCCGTTTGCGCGGCGCGGCGGGTCACCATGCCTGTCGTCGGGCTCTTCACGGTCGTCTTAGCCATCTGCGCTTGCAGCACGCCTAGCGCTGACTCGGCCTGCTTGACGACGGCCTCCGCGACCGCCACTTGCTCCTTCGTCGCACCAGCCTTGACTGACTCCAGCCGCGCCTGCGCGCTATCCACCGCAGCGGCCGCCGCGTCGAACTGCGCTTTCGCCGCATCCACCTGTGCATTGGCCGTCAGCGGCTGGCTGCGCATCGCCACCAGCATATCGGCGTTCTTCTGCGCGCCGTCGAGCGTGGCGGCGGCGGCCAGCAGCCCGGCCCGCGCCGATTCGGCCGCCGCCTCGGCAGCCGCCCATTGCTCCGTCGCGGCCCGCGCATCCGGCAGCGTCTTGGCCGGCCCCTGGAATGCGTCGCGGCGCACGGCGGCCGCCTTGGCGTTGGCCTGGGCGACCTCGACATTGCGCGCGGTCGCTTCCAGTTGCTTCTTGAGCGATTCGACCTGCGCCTGCGCCGCCGCGATGCGCACGTCCAGTTCCTGCGGGTTGTCGCGCACGGCCTGCGCGTTCTCCCATGCCCGCCGCGCGCCCTCGCGCACGGCGATCGCCTGCGCCAGCGCCGTCTCGGCCTGCTTCACGTCCTCCGGGCGCGCGCCGGCGCGTATCTGCGCCAGTTGCGCCCGCGCGACCTCAACCGCGGACTGCGCTTGCACCAGTTGCGCGTCGAGCAGTGTATGATCAATGCGCACCAGTTCCTGGCCGGCCGTGACGGGGTCGCCTTCCTTGGCAGACAGCAGTTCGATCCGTCCGCCGACTTCGGCGGCGATTCGCACTTCGTCGCCTTCGATATAGCCGGAGACGCCATTGGCCGCCGCGTCGGCGGTAAACGCCGGCAACTGCCCTGTGCTGTACAGGTAGTAGCCGCCGGCCAGCACGAGCAGCAACACGAAAACGGGCACAATGCGTCGGGGGTTCGGTCGGTGCATGTCAAGCCTCTGTGCTGCGGTCTGCACGCCGCAGGCGTGTAATGAATACGTCCTCGAGTGATGGCGGGATGAGCGCGACGCTTTCGACGCGAATGCCGCGCCCTGCCAGCCAATCGCGCAGATCGGCCAGGCGCGCGCCCGCACCGTCGCCGATAGCGTGGATCGTGGAACCGTACAGGGCCACTTCGCCAAACCCAAACGGCGAGGCACGCATGGCCGCGATGGCATCATCCAGGCGATCACAGACAACCTCGACCACCTCGCCCACCATCTGGCGCGTCTTCATGCCGTGCGTCGTGTCCTCCGCTACAATGCGGCCCTGGTAGATGAAGGCCATGCGGTGGCAGTTCTCCGCCTCGTCCATGTAGTGGGTCGTCACCAGAATACTCGTTCCGCTGCGCGCCAGATCATAGAGCAAATCCCACAGCACGCGCCGCGAGATGGGGTCCACGCCCGCCGTTGGCTCATCCAGAAACAAGAAGGCCGGCTGGTGCCCAAGCGCGCAGGCCAATGCCAGCCGCTGCCGCGCGCCGCCGGGCAGCACACCAACACGCCGGTCGTCCACGCCCTCCAAGCCGACCAGCCGCAGCGTCTCGGCGCGCCGCGCTCGCCGTTGTTGGCGGGGCACGCCGTACACGCCGGCATAGAAATCGAAATTCTCGCCCACCGTCAGGTCGGGATACAGCGCAAACTTCTGCGACACGTACCCGACGCGCCGCCGGATTTCCTCGGCATCGCGCACCACATCGTATCCCAGCACGCGCGCGCTACCGGAGTTCGGCGCCAGCAGGCCGAGCAGGATGCGTATCGTCGTCGTCTTGCCCGCGCCATTCGGGCCGAGCAACCCGAAGATCTCGCCGGTCTCCATGCTGAACGAAACGTGGTCGACGGCCACAAATTCGCCAAAGCGCTTGACCAATTCCTGCGCCTCCAGCGGGCGCGCGCCATTCGCCATCATACGCCCGCCTGCGCCATGCGTCCCTGCAGGAGTAGGACAAATGCATCCTCCAGCCGGGCGCGCGTCGGATGCATATCGCCGACCTGAATCGCAGCGGCATCCCACGCCGCACGCAATTCCGGCATGCGCTCGGCGCGGTCGATGAGCAGCCGCAGCACATCGCCATGCGCCGACGCACTCAGCACGCCGGAACGATGCTCGACCGCCTTGCGCGCGCCCACGGCGTCGGTGGCCTGACCTTCCAGCACGATCGCGCCCAGCCCGGCGCGCAGGCCCGCCGGCGAATCGCGGGCGACCAGTTGTCCCTGGTGCATCAGCGCCACATGCGTGCAGCGCTCGGCCTCGTCCAGGTACGGCGTGCTGATCACAATCGTGACCCCATCGAGACGCACGCGCGTCAGCAGGTCCCAGAACTCGCGGCGGCTGACCGGGTCAACGCCGGTCGTCGGCTCGTCGAGCAGGAGGATGGGCGGTTGGTGCATAAGCGTTGCGGCCAGCGCCAGCTTCTTCTGCATGCCGCCCGACAGGTTGTGCGCGCGCCGCCCGCGGTACTCGCTCAACCGCGCAAAGCCCAGCAGCCGCTCGATCAGATCGGCGCGCTGCGCACGCGGCGAGCCGAACACATCGGCAAAGAAGTTCAGGTTCTCCAGCACGGTCAGGTCCGGATAGAGCGCAAAGCGCTGCGGCATGTAGCCGATCAGTTTCTTGACGCCTTCCGGATCAACCGTGACATCGAGCCCGCCAACCGTAACCCGTCCGCTCGTCGGCCGCATCGCGGTCGCGATCACGCGCATCGTCGTCGTTTTGCCGGCGCCGTCCGGGCCGATCAGCCCGAAGACCTCGCCGGCCTCCACCGACAGCGACAGGCCGTCGACCGCCGCCACGGCGCCGAAGCGCTTGCCAAACGACTCCAGCTCAATCATCGCCACGGCGTCACTCCAGACTCTTCCGGAAGCGCCTGGCCGCCATGAACATCAGCAGTGGCCCCAGAATAGCCAGCGCGGTCAACTGTTCGCTAAAGGCCTCCACGCCGACGCCCTTCAGCATGATAGCGCGGATGATAATCAGCATGTAGCGCAGCGGCACCACATAGCTGACGATCTGCAACGGGACCGGCATCGCTTCTAACGGGAAGAAAAAGCCCGCCAGGAATATGCCGGGCAGTGAGATCAGGAACGTCAGCAAGATCGCTTCCTGCTGGCTGCGCGCCACGGTCGAAATCAGAATCCCCTGCCCCAGCGTGGTCAGCAGGAACAGGACCGAACAACCGATCAGCAGGAGCAGGCTACCGCGCACCGGCACCTGGAACCAGAAGACGCCGAACAGGAGAATCTCGATCAGCGCGATCATGGCGACCAGTGTGTACGGCAGCACCTTGCCCACGACCAGTTCCAGCGGGCGAATCGGGGTCACCACCAACTGCTCGATCGTGCCCGTTTCGCGCTCGCGCACGATGCTCTGCGCCGTGAATAGCACGGTCAGGAATTGCAGAATCAGGCCGATCAAGCCTGGAATCATGTAGTTCGACGAGCGCAACTCCGGATTGTACAGCACGCGCGGGCGCACATCCACGCCGC
It encodes the following:
- a CDS encoding Gfo/Idh/MocA family oxidoreductase encodes the protein MTLKAAVVGVGAIGANHARVYADLPDVSLVGVADTHRPTAQAIARRYGTVAYADFEQLMEERRPDIVSLAVPTYLHHDVGLKLIARGVHLLIEKPIALTVEQGQALIDAAARQGILLTVGHIERFNPSVTALKARLAAGELGRVFQMDARRQGPFPERVRDVGVVVDLAVHDLDVMRHISGAEIVRLYAETQGHVHGAHEELLTGLLRLSNGAVGTLTISWLTPTKIRELLVTGERGMFRLDYITQDLYFYENALAMDPEWETMQVLRGVSEGRMIRYPIVKKEPLRVELEAFCAAVREHLPPPVSGADGLQALALAQMLVTSGLEHRPIVI
- a CDS encoding glycosyltransferase family 2 protein codes for the protein MNVTLRTAVVAPAYNEQGKIGRVVNKVPRDIISAIVVVDDCSTDATSAEAAAAGAVVIRHERNRGVGAAIRSGIDYALANGFDAVAILSGDDQHDPNDLYGMLALLEQGYDFVQGSRRFAGGLDAPNIGWFRRMSTWGYTIVFRLVSGFPCTDATNGGRAFRLRIFDDRRINLWQDWLDTYELETYLLFKAIKTHVRIVEAPVKVIYHDRGTTKMKPFRDWWRIMKPLVYLSLGLRK
- a CDS encoding efflux RND transporter periplasmic adaptor subunit produces the protein MHRPNPRRIVPVFVLLLVLAGGYYLYSTGQLPAFTADAAANGVSGYIEGDEVRIAAEVGGRIELLSAKEGDPVTAGQELVRIDHTLLDAQLVQAQSAVEVARAQLAQIRAGARPEDVKQAETALAQAIAVREGARRAWENAQAVRDNPQELDVRIAAAQAQVESLKKQLEATARNVEVAQANAKAAAVRRDAFQGPAKTLPDARAATEQWAAAEAAAESARAGLLAAAATLDGAQKNADMLVAMRSQPLTANAQVDAAKAQFDAAAAAVDSAQARLESVKAGATKEQVAVAEAVVKQAESALGVLQAQMAKTTVKSPTTGMVTRRAAQTGEIAVPGGVLLTVASFNPVKLTIYVPETQIGAVKAGDAYDVYVDSFPKRAFAGRVTYVSPQAEFTPRNVQSKSERVNTVFAVRLEIPNAGGELKPGMPADAVHK
- a CDS encoding ABC transporter ATP-binding protein encodes the protein MANGARPLEAQELVKRFGEFVAVDHVSFSMETGEIFGLLGPNGAGKTTTIRILLGLLAPNSGSARVLGYDVVRDAEEIRRRVGYVSQKFALYPDLTVGENFDFYAGVYGVPRQQRRARRAETLRLVGLEGVDDRRVGVLPGGARQRLALACALGHQPAFLFLDEPTAGVDPISRRVLWDLLYDLARSGTSILVTTHYMDEAENCHRMAFIYQGRIVAEDTTHGMKTRQMVGEVVEVVCDRLDDAIAAMRASPFGFGEVALYGSTIHAIGDGAGARLADLRDWLAGRGIRVESVALIPPSLEDVFITRLRRADRSTEA
- a CDS encoding ABC transporter ATP-binding protein, translating into MIELESFGKRFGAVAAVDGLSLSVEAGEVFGLIGPDGAGKTTTMRVIATAMRPTSGRVTVGGLDVTVDPEGVKKLIGYMPQRFALYPDLTVLENLNFFADVFGSPRAQRADLIERLLGFARLSEYRGRRAHNLSGGMQKKLALAATLMHQPPILLLDEPTTGVDPVSRREFWDLLTRVRLDGVTIVISTPYLDEAERCTHVALMHQGQLVARDSPAGLRAGLGAIVLEGQATDAVGARKAVEHRSGVLSASAHGDVLRLLIDRAERMPELRAAWDAAAIQVGDMHPTRARLEDAFVLLLQGRMAQAGV
- a CDS encoding ABC transporter permease, with translation MTSRLWPILRKEFIHILRDPRALAVMILIPVVQLILLGYAATTDVRHLVTGVYDADHSEQSRALIEAYRASEYFSMDYLVGSERELAGLLDNGRVRAGLVVRSGYGNDLLKGRPAQVLVLIDGSDPAVANTVFAASQSVGQAHGAQVIQQRLGIDVASLGGVDVRPRVLYNPELRSSNYMIPGLIGLILQFLTVLFTAQSIVRERETGTIEQLVVTPIRPLELVVGKVLPYTLVAMIALIEILLFGVFWFQVPVRGSLLLLIGCSVLFLLTTLGQGILISTVARSQQEAILLTFLISLPGIFLAGFFFPLEAMPVPLQIVSYVVPLRYMLIIIRAIMLKGVGVEAFSEQLTALAILGPLLMFMAARRFRKSLE